From Sphingomonas nostoxanthinifaciens, a single genomic window includes:
- a CDS encoding DUF1467 family protein: MRPASISAIFMLFWAMSFFLVLPFRLQPRRHDRDRPIAGQAESAPPHFSFGRTAFWTTIVALGLFGLFYANYVNGWIMPDMLNLVPDRLIEGNGA, translated from the coding sequence ATGCGGCCGGCCTCGATCAGCGCGATCTTCATGCTGTTCTGGGCGATGAGCTTCTTCCTCGTCCTCCCCTTCCGCCTGCAGCCGCGCCGCCACGATCGGGATCGCCCGATAGCCGGCCAGGCCGAGAGCGCGCCGCCGCATTTCAGCTTCGGCCGCACGGCATTCTGGACGACGATCGTGGCGCTCGGGCTGTTCGGCCTGTTCTACGCCAACTACGTCAACGGCTGGATCATGCCCGACATGCTGAACCTCGTCCCCGATCGCCTGATCGAGGGAAATGGGGCTTAA
- a CDS encoding bestrophin family protein: MIVGREPRVRQTLHTAWRLLAMLFVWDVAVTLFCYFSPFAAPALPLTLFGTVLAAFLGFRTNSAYQRWWEGRTLWGAMINASRSLARAVGAFLPDDHPSALAIRRIVVLRQIAYVHSLRHQLRRHDPAPDIERLIGADAAVAPLARTNPANGLLDGTGRLIGDARADGLIDSIQQAQIERVLVDIANAQGGMERLKNTPLPAQYRSLPAFFTRLFCLLLPIGLVQTLEWATPIGSSVAGFMFLAGLSIGDDLVDPFSDTVHDVPLEAMCRTIEIDLLQSIGDDAPPPLRPIDGVLW; encoded by the coding sequence ATGATCGTCGGCCGCGAACCGCGCGTCCGCCAGACGCTCCACACGGCCTGGCGCCTGCTCGCCATGCTGTTCGTGTGGGACGTGGCGGTGACGCTCTTCTGTTATTTCTCGCCGTTCGCGGCGCCCGCACTGCCGCTCACCCTGTTCGGCACGGTGCTGGCCGCCTTCCTCGGCTTCCGCACCAACTCGGCCTATCAGCGCTGGTGGGAGGGGCGGACCTTGTGGGGGGCGATGATCAACGCGTCGCGCAGCCTGGCGCGCGCGGTCGGCGCATTCCTGCCTGACGACCATCCCTCCGCGCTGGCGATCCGGCGGATCGTGGTCCTGCGCCAGATCGCCTACGTCCATTCGCTGCGCCACCAGCTCCGCCGGCACGATCCGGCACCCGATATCGAGCGGCTGATCGGCGCCGATGCGGCTGTGGCGCCGCTGGCACGCACCAATCCGGCAAACGGGCTGCTCGACGGCACCGGCAGACTGATCGGCGATGCACGCGCCGACGGGCTGATCGACAGCATTCAGCAGGCGCAGATCGAACGCGTGCTGGTCGATATCGCCAATGCGCAGGGCGGGATGGAGCGGCTGAAGAACACGCCGCTGCCGGCACAATATCGCAGTCTGCCCGCCTTCTTCACGCGGCTCTTCTGCCTGCTGCTGCCGATCGGACTGGTGCAGACGCTGGAATGGGCGACGCCGATCGGATCGTCGGTCGCAGGATTCATGTTCCTCGCCGGCCTGTCGATCGGCGACGATCTGGTCGATCCCTTTTCGGATACGGTGCACGACGTACCGCTGGAGGCGATGTGCCGCACGATCGAGATCGACCTGCTGCAGTCGATCGGGGACGATGCGCCGCCGCCGCTGCGGCCAATCGACGGCGTGCTGTGGTGA
- a CDS encoding threonine aldolase family protein, whose product MTNQPQQFASDNYAGMCPEALDAMLRANDGSATAYGEDVWTQRAADSFRKLFDSDCEVFFVFNGTAANSLALAALCQSYHSVICAASAHVVTDECGAPEFFSNGSKLLTVQSDDAKLTPEAIRALATSRSDIHFPKPRVVTITQPTETGLVYSIEEVRAIAAVCRELDLKLHMDGARFAHACATLGCTPAEISWQAGVDVLCFGGTKNGMAVGDAVIFFDRALAEDFGYRCKQAGQLASKMRFLSAPWVGLMESGAWLRNAEHGNACAARLADQVRGLPGIELIFPVGANAVFLDAPQPVLEGLRARGWRFYTFIGGGARFMFAWDAQLARVDELARDIRAVSTAPEALVA is encoded by the coding sequence GTGACGAACCAGCCCCAACAATTCGCCAGCGACAATTATGCGGGCATGTGCCCCGAGGCGCTCGACGCCATGCTGCGCGCCAATGACGGCTCTGCAACCGCTTATGGCGAGGATGTGTGGACGCAGCGCGCTGCCGATTCCTTCCGGAAGCTGTTCGACAGCGACTGCGAGGTGTTCTTCGTTTTCAACGGCACCGCGGCCAACTCGCTCGCGCTGGCGGCGCTCTGCCAATCCTACCACAGCGTGATCTGTGCGGCGTCGGCGCACGTCGTGACCGACGAATGCGGCGCGCCCGAATTCTTCTCGAACGGATCCAAGCTGCTGACCGTGCAGTCGGACGATGCCAAGCTGACGCCCGAGGCGATCCGCGCGCTCGCGACGAGCCGATCGGACATCCATTTCCCCAAGCCGCGCGTCGTCACCATCACCCAGCCGACCGAGACCGGCCTCGTCTATTCGATCGAGGAGGTGAGGGCGATCGCCGCCGTTTGCCGCGAGCTCGATCTGAAATTGCATATGGATGGGGCGCGCTTCGCCCACGCCTGCGCGACCCTCGGCTGCACCCCGGCGGAGATCAGCTGGCAGGCGGGCGTCGACGTATTGTGCTTCGGCGGCACCAAGAACGGCATGGCGGTGGGCGATGCGGTGATCTTCTTCGATCGCGCACTGGCGGAGGATTTCGGCTATCGCTGCAAGCAGGCGGGGCAGCTCGCGTCGAAGATGCGCTTCCTGTCGGCGCCGTGGGTCGGCCTGATGGAAAGCGGCGCGTGGCTGCGCAATGCCGAGCATGGCAATGCCTGCGCCGCGCGCCTCGCCGATCAGGTGCGTGGCCTGCCCGGAATCGAGCTGATCTTTCCGGTCGGGGCCAATGCGGTATTCCTCGATGCGCCGCAGCCGGTGCTGGAGGGGCTGCGTGCGCGCGGCTGGCGCTTCTATACCTTCATCGGCGGCGGCGCCCGCTTCATGTTCGCGTGGGATGCCCAGCTGGCGCGCGTCGACGAACTCGCGCGCGATATCCGCGCGGTGAGCACCGCTCCGGAAGCCCTGGTCGCCTGA
- a CDS encoding coiled-coil domain-containing protein encodes MNQGATAKDHWASESTPDETMVSVDGEAAFDQTLVHDGKRWRRAAAGIILLVAAVGWIALLAVGLATAAPPGGLAPLKLAAWVGLGSGPLALLAVLYLLIARSGAAETRRQARMSAQLRADAGLVVDALDTLNERLTVARAALQVEAEALNTLGSETGARMTRAAIDLRSEAEAFGRAAATFDDATGIARADLGVLMSDLPQAEATARMLAERLREGSSEVDGRARTLAELLAELDARARSAGEATAGAAARLAGQLDRVEMSAAAADKRIEDAALGIGRAVDIALDVAAEGVEQTRQAVSAQSAALTAMVSQGRASLGAAGDDAVKALSARLDELVSRVEGIGAGLRGQELQARGLLGQLEQAVEAVEARFASLGDKGAEHTADLAEAIVALAEHSDAIGRTLGNSSQSAETLLGRVTNLRQQSEASVATLADAIPAALARVKIHAEQSLNAIAAAHERTDGLEATASAVAARLADSTTLLERQRIALQDAGTVGEERLAALHAQAEALDTLLHQAADEARSLSEGATGQLVDALLRVRDTATQASEHARDALSAAIPRVAQRLGESAARALTTAMSDVGRDEVAAVAAASEQAVEAARSAAERLSRQLVTIAETATAIEARIEENRTETEAHDDASFARSVSLLIEALNSASIDVARLFATETSDEDWKTYLRGDRGVFTRRTLRLVERAEAQTIATRYNDEPDFRELTNRYLHDFEALLRRVMATRDGNAIATTMLSSDAGKLYVVLAQAIERLRR; translated from the coding sequence ATGAATCAGGGGGCGACGGCGAAAGACCATTGGGCGAGCGAGAGCACGCCCGATGAGACCATGGTATCGGTCGACGGCGAAGCCGCGTTCGATCAGACACTTGTGCATGATGGAAAGCGCTGGCGCCGTGCCGCCGCAGGAATCATCCTGCTCGTTGCGGCGGTCGGCTGGATCGCGTTGCTCGCCGTCGGGCTCGCCACAGCCGCGCCGCCCGGTGGCCTCGCGCCGCTCAAGCTCGCCGCGTGGGTCGGGCTCGGCAGCGGCCCGCTCGCATTGCTGGCGGTGCTGTATCTGCTGATCGCGCGCAGCGGCGCCGCCGAGACGCGGCGTCAGGCGCGCATGTCGGCGCAACTGCGGGCGGATGCCGGCCTGGTCGTCGATGCGCTGGATACGCTGAACGAGCGGCTGACGGTCGCACGCGCGGCACTGCAGGTGGAGGCGGAGGCGCTCAACACGCTCGGCAGCGAAACCGGCGCACGCATGACCCGCGCCGCAATCGACCTGCGCAGCGAGGCCGAAGCGTTCGGCCGCGCCGCGGCGACGTTCGACGATGCCACCGGCATCGCCCGCGCCGATCTGGGCGTCCTCATGTCCGATTTGCCTCAGGCGGAGGCGACCGCGCGCATGCTGGCCGAGCGGTTGCGCGAAGGCAGCAGCGAGGTGGACGGCCGTGCGCGCACGCTGGCCGAGCTGCTGGCCGAACTCGATGCGCGCGCGCGCTCGGCGGGCGAGGCGACCGCCGGCGCCGCCGCCCGGCTGGCCGGACAGCTCGACCGGGTCGAGATGAGCGCTGCCGCCGCCGACAAACGGATCGAGGATGCCGCGCTCGGTATCGGCCGCGCGGTCGACATCGCGCTGGACGTTGCCGCCGAAGGCGTCGAGCAGACGCGTCAGGCGGTCTCCGCGCAGAGCGCCGCGCTCACCGCGATGGTGTCGCAGGGACGCGCCTCGCTCGGTGCAGCCGGCGACGATGCGGTCAAGGCGCTGTCGGCGCGGCTCGACGAATTGGTATCGCGCGTGGAGGGGATCGGCGCCGGGCTGCGTGGGCAGGAATTGCAGGCACGCGGGCTGCTCGGCCAGCTCGAACAGGCGGTCGAGGCGGTCGAGGCCCGCTTCGCCAGCCTCGGCGACAAGGGCGCCGAACATACCGCCGATCTCGCCGAGGCGATCGTCGCGCTCGCCGAACATAGCGACGCGATCGGCCGTACTTTGGGCAATAGCAGCCAGAGCGCCGAGACTTTGCTTGGCCGCGTCACCAACCTCCGCCAGCAGAGCGAGGCGAGCGTCGCCACCTTGGCCGACGCCATTCCGGCGGCGCTGGCGCGGGTCAAGATCCACGCCGAGCAAAGCCTCAACGCCATCGCCGCCGCGCATGAGCGGACCGACGGGCTGGAGGCGACCGCGAGCGCCGTCGCGGCACGGCTCGCCGACAGCACCACTTTGCTCGAACGACAGCGGATCGCGTTGCAGGATGCGGGCACGGTCGGCGAGGAGCGGCTGGCGGCGCTGCATGCCCAGGCCGAGGCGCTCGATACGTTGCTTCATCAGGCCGCCGACGAAGCCCGCAGCCTGAGCGAGGGCGCAACCGGCCAGCTGGTCGACGCGCTGCTCCGCGTTCGCGACACCGCGACGCAGGCGTCCGAACATGCCCGCGACGCGCTCTCGGCAGCGATCCCGCGCGTGGCGCAGCGGCTCGGCGAATCCGCCGCGCGCGCGCTCACCACGGCGATGAGCGACGTCGGCCGCGACGAGGTAGCAGCAGTCGCTGCCGCCTCCGAACAGGCGGTCGAGGCCGCACGCTCGGCGGCCGAGCGGCTCAGCCGCCAGCTCGTCACGATCGCCGAGACGGCGACTGCGATCGAGGCGCGGATCGAGGAAAATCGCACCGAAACCGAGGCGCACGACGATGCCAGCTTCGCGCGCAGCGTCAGCCTGCTGATCGAGGCGCTCAACTCCGCCTCGATCGACGTCGCCCGCCTGTTCGCGACCGAGACGAGCGACGAGGATTGGAAGACCTATCTGCGCGGCGATCGCGGCGTCTTCACCCGCCGCACGCTGCGGCTGGTCGAGCGCGCCGAGGCGCAGACGATCGCGACCCGCTATAATGACGAGCCCGACTTCCGCGAGCTCACCAACCGTTACCTTCACGATTTCGAGGCGCTGCTCCGCCGTGTGATGGCCACGCGCGACGGCAATGCCATCGCTACGACGATGCTGTCATCCGACGCGGGCAAGCTCTACGTCGTGCTGGCGCAGGCAATCGAGCGGCTGCGGCGCTAG
- a CDS encoding glycosyltransferase family protein — MAAADPALTALIGAYEPGPGPGGLRALLPLAGATLVEHQVRRAVAAGAGRVLLLIETVPPELAETVARLRRDGITLAFVESIGAAADALPEHDPVLLIGDACLPEIELIEALAWLPVPALATLQDGPDHQRHERIDAVTRWAGLALLDGHRIGETAAMIGDWDPVSTLLRRAVQEDAARLVADAQPPALMVEADRRDDAERTMIEAARRPGRDWIERGVFGRFEEVVLPPLLERRVEALSLALGSSVASALAAGLAIMDWRGSALVLLLASGPLAAIAARIARVRDRPVPHGRLLSEARIVFAAVALLALALRIASGSGQWGWAVVGGAALLGMIASAREQRLVPGWAPIWLARPDGLIWAMAPLALVGRWDAGLALLALYAWAGAVGAQREALTRAET; from the coding sequence GTGGCCGCCGCTGATCCTGCCCTGACCGCGCTGATCGGCGCTTATGAACCGGGGCCGGGGCCGGGCGGCCTGCGCGCGCTGCTGCCGCTCGCCGGCGCGACCCTCGTCGAGCATCAGGTGCGGCGCGCGGTGGCGGCGGGTGCGGGCCGCGTGCTGTTGCTGATCGAGACGGTGCCGCCCGAACTGGCCGAGACCGTGGCGCGGCTGCGTCGCGACGGCATCACTTTGGCATTCGTCGAATCGATCGGCGCGGCAGCGGACGCGCTGCCCGAACATGATCCGGTGCTGCTGATCGGCGACGCCTGCCTGCCCGAGATCGAACTGATCGAGGCACTCGCGTGGCTGCCTGTGCCCGCGCTTGCGACGTTGCAGGACGGCCCCGATCATCAGCGCCACGAGCGGATCGATGCGGTCACGCGCTGGGCAGGACTGGCGCTGCTGGACGGGCACCGCATCGGCGAGACGGCGGCGATGATCGGGGACTGGGATCCGGTCTCCACGCTGCTGCGGCGCGCGGTTCAGGAAGATGCGGCCCGGCTGGTGGCGGACGCGCAGCCGCCGGCGCTGATGGTCGAGGCCGATCGCCGCGACGATGCCGAGCGCACGATGATCGAGGCGGCGCGCCGTCCCGGTCGCGATTGGATCGAGCGCGGCGTATTCGGACGATTCGAAGAGGTGGTGCTGCCGCCATTGCTCGAGCGGCGGGTCGAGGCGCTGTCGCTCGCATTGGGAAGCAGCGTCGCCAGCGCACTGGCGGCGGGGCTGGCGATCATGGATTGGCGCGGCAGTGCGCTCGTCCTGCTGCTGGCGAGCGGGCCGCTCGCCGCGATCGCGGCGCGGATCGCGCGTGTTCGCGATCGGCCGGTGCCGCACGGCCGGTTGCTTAGCGAGGCGCGGATCGTTTTTGCCGCGGTGGCTCTGCTGGCGCTGGCGCTGCGCATCGCGAGCGGCAGTGGCCAATGGGGCTGGGCGGTGGTCGGGGGGGCTGCATTGCTCGGCATGATCGCGTCGGCCCGCGAGCAGCGGCTGGTGCCGGGCTGGGCACCGATCTGGCTGGCCCGGCCGGACGGGCTGATCTGGGCGATGGCGCCGCTGGCATTGGTCGGCCGGTGGGATGCGGGGCTGGCGCTGCTCGCGCTTTATGCCTGGGCCGGCGCCGTGGGCGCACAGCGCGAGGCGCTGACGAGGGCGGAAACGTAG
- a CDS encoding DUF6628 family protein: protein MTERTIPTEALLPHAVPADPYARLLLFGIRRMAAGGIADAHAAHAFFTGFGLGYRRPLVLLRALMAEMSRVATTKVAVAPCCCPRMTRAERHLLDAIVQAGPAPAIAHATLTGLLKVHDCLGLVTSAQAVSISFADAGMTIKA, encoded by the coding sequence ATGACCGAACGCACGATTCCCACCGAGGCTTTGCTGCCGCATGCGGTGCCGGCGGATCCCTATGCGCGACTGCTGCTGTTCGGCATCCGTCGGATGGCGGCGGGCGGCATCGCCGATGCGCATGCGGCGCATGCTTTCTTCACCGGCTTCGGCCTCGGCTATCGCCGTCCGTTGGTGTTGCTGCGCGCTCTGATGGCCGAGATGTCCCGCGTCGCGACGACCAAGGTGGCGGTCGCGCCATGCTGCTGCCCGCGCATGACCCGCGCCGAGCGCCACCTGCTCGATGCGATCGTCCAAGCCGGACCGGCGCCCGCCATCGCCCACGCGACGCTGACTGGACTGCTGAAAGTGCATGACTGCCTCGGCCTCGTCACCAGCGCGCAGGCGGTCAGCATCAGCTTCGCCGATGCCGGAATGACCATCAAGGCCTGA
- the purC gene encoding phosphoribosylaminoimidazolesuccinocarboxamide synthase — MSRRRQIYEGKAKILYEGPEPGTLIQYFKDDATAFNAQKKGTISGKGVLNNRISEHVFTLLGNIGVPTHFIRRLNMREQLIRQVEIVPIEVVVRNVAAGSLSKRLGIEEGTQLPRTIIEYYYKDDALGDPLVSEEHIACFGWASQEEMHDIADMAIRVNDFMSGLFAGVGIRLVDFKLEFGRVWDNDYSRIILADEISPDGCRLWDVATNEKLDKDRFRQDLGGEVEAYQEIARRLGLLPEGENTVLDMAEHRKNRGK; from the coding sequence ATGTCCCGCCGCCGCCAGATTTACGAGGGCAAGGCCAAGATCCTCTACGAGGGCCCCGAGCCCGGCACGCTGATCCAGTATTTCAAGGACGATGCCACCGCGTTCAACGCCCAGAAGAAGGGCACGATCAGCGGCAAGGGCGTGCTCAACAATCGCATTTCCGAGCATGTCTTCACTTTGCTCGGCAATATCGGCGTGCCGACCCACTTCATCCGCCGCCTCAACATGCGCGAGCAGCTGATCCGCCAGGTCGAGATCGTGCCGATCGAGGTGGTGGTGCGCAACGTCGCCGCCGGATCGCTGTCGAAGCGGCTGGGGATCGAGGAAGGCACGCAGCTGCCGCGCACGATCATCGAATATTATTACAAGGACGACGCGCTCGGCGACCCGCTGGTTTCCGAAGAGCATATCGCTTGCTTCGGCTGGGCAAGCCAGGAGGAGATGCACGACATCGCCGACATGGCGATTCGCGTGAACGACTTCATGAGCGGGCTGTTCGCGGGCGTCGGCATCCGGCTGGTCGACTTCAAGCTGGAGTTCGGCCGCGTCTGGGACAATGACTATAGCCGCATCATCCTGGCCGACGAGATCAGCCCCGACGGCTGCCGCCTGTGGGACGTTGCGACCAACGAGAAGCTCGACAAGGATCGTTTCCGCCAGGATCTCGGCGGCGAGGTCGAAGCCTATCAGGAAATCGCGCGCCGGCTGGGCCTGCTGCCCGAAGGCGAGAATACCGTGCTCGACATGGCCGAGCACCGGAAGAATCGCGGCAAGTAA
- a CDS encoding M28 family metallopeptidase: MRGTMIGLAACALAATASAESVGPVDPAAMSATVRMLASDAFEGRAPGTPGEARTVDYLVARLKALGLEPAGDNGGWTQAVPLLRTQIGAGAIGVEVGGKAMPLAQRSDIYVSTMRPVDRIAIQHAPMVFVGYGVKAPERGWDDFKGVDLHGKVAVFLVNDPDFNAAAGEPVTGRFGGRAMTYYGRWTYKFEEAARQGAVAALIVHDTAGAGYGWSTVIAPGGIGYAIAQATPPVLMQGWIEGEAARRLFSASGQDLDALRVAARRADFRPVVLGDARFSADLAVTHETVQSRNVLAKLTGTAHPDETVMFGAHWDAYGVGAPDADGHTVRAGAADDAVGVAGVLELARAFKAAPRPQRTLLFALWTAEERNLLGSEYYAAHPVMPLEKTAANLTIDVLQTAGPAHDVLTVGEGQSDLDGLLARAAAAQGRTVAPEGLPERGLFYRADHFSVVRHGVPALLLMGMSGGSDLVAGGKAAGDAWLTAYMKCYHQPCDTWSPQWNLRGAAQDVDLFYSIGLTLANGRAWPQWSNGSEFKATRATSAAARR; the protein is encoded by the coding sequence ATGCGCGGGACGATGATTGGGCTGGCGGCATGCGCGCTGGCAGCAACCGCTTCGGCGGAGTCAGTCGGCCCGGTCGATCCCGCCGCGATGAGCGCGACGGTGAGGATGCTTGCGTCCGACGCATTCGAGGGGCGCGCGCCGGGCACGCCGGGCGAGGCGCGCACGGTCGACTATCTCGTCGCGCGGCTGAAGGCGCTCGGGCTCGAGCCCGCCGGTGATAATGGCGGGTGGACGCAGGCGGTGCCGCTTCTCCGTACTCAAATCGGGGCGGGTGCGATTGGTGTCGAGGTGGGCGGCAAGGCGATGCCGCTCGCCCAGCGCAGCGATATCTATGTCAGCACGATGCGCCCGGTCGACCGGATCGCGATCCAGCACGCGCCGATGGTGTTCGTCGGCTATGGCGTGAAGGCACCCGAGCGCGGCTGGGACGATTTCAAGGGCGTCGACCTGCACGGCAAGGTCGCGGTCTTCCTGGTCAACGATCCCGATTTCAACGCCGCCGCCGGTGAGCCGGTGACGGGCCGCTTCGGCGGGCGAGCGATGACCTATTATGGCCGCTGGACCTACAAGTTCGAGGAGGCGGCCCGGCAGGGCGCGGTCGCCGCGCTGATCGTCCACGATACCGCCGGTGCGGGCTATGGCTGGTCGACCGTCATCGCCCCCGGCGGCATCGGCTACGCCATCGCGCAGGCGACGCCGCCGGTGCTGATGCAGGGCTGGATCGAGGGCGAGGCGGCGCGGCGCTTGTTTTCCGCGAGCGGCCAGGATCTCGACGCGCTGCGAGTCGCGGCGCGGCGCGCCGATTTCCGCCCCGTCGTGCTTGGCGACGCGCGCTTCTCGGCCGATCTCGCCGTGACGCACGAGACCGTCCAGAGCCGCAACGTCCTCGCCAAGCTGACCGGCACGGCCCATCCCGACGAGACCGTGATGTTCGGCGCGCACTGGGATGCCTATGGCGTCGGCGCGCCCGATGCCGACGGGCACACTGTTCGTGCTGGCGCCGCCGACGATGCGGTGGGCGTCGCCGGCGTGCTGGAACTGGCACGCGCGTTCAAGGCGGCGCCACGCCCGCAGCGCACCTTGCTGTTCGCGCTGTGGACGGCGGAGGAGCGCAACCTGCTCGGCTCCGAATATTATGCGGCGCATCCGGTGATGCCGCTGGAGAAGACCGCGGCCAACCTGACGATCGACGTGCTGCAGACCGCCGGCCCCGCGCACGACGTGCTGACGGTGGGCGAGGGGCAGAGCGACCTCGACGGCCTGCTCGCCCGCGCCGCCGCTGCGCAGGGGCGGACGGTCGCGCCGGAAGGGCTGCCCGAGCGCGGCCTGTTCTATCGCGCCGACCATTTCTCGGTCGTGCGGCACGGCGTGCCGGCTTTGTTGCTGATGGGCATGAGCGGCGGCAGCGATCTGGTCGCCGGCGGCAAGGCGGCGGGCGATGCATGGCTGACCGCCTACATGAAATGCTATCATCAGCCGTGCGACACATGGTCGCCGCAATGGAATCTGCGCGGCGCGGCACAGGATGTCGATCTGTTCTATTCGATCGGGCTGACGCTGGCGAACGGCCGCGCCTGGCCGCAGTGGAGCAACGGTTCGGAGTTCAAGGCAACGCGGGCGACCAGCGCGGCGGCGCGGCGCTGA